The window CGGTACTGGCGATGCGCGTGGGCAGCGGCGATCTGCTACGGGCATTGGGGCAGGCCCGCGAACGCTCCTCCCAAGTGGCCGTGCTCAGCTACAACCACATCAACCACGACCTGCAAGCCATGGCCGCGCTCTTCACCGTCCAGGTTCACCAGGCCGCCTACACCTCCCTGGAAGAGGCCCGCCAGGCCGTCGAACAGGCGGCCCAGCTAGGCTGTCGCAGCATCATCGGCTCGTCGACGGTGGTGGGGCTGGCGGAGCAGGCAGGGCTGCATGGCGTGCTGTCGCTGAGCGAAGAAACCGCGCGCAAAGCGCTGGAGGAAGCCCTGGGCATTCTCGACACTCAGCGCGTCGAGATCGCCAAACGGCGGCATCTGAATGCCGTGCTGCGGCATATCCCCGCCGGCGTTGCAGCGGTCGACAACCAAGGCGTGGTGCAGTCGCTCAACCCGGCCCTTGCGCAGCTGCTGGACCTGCCGGTTAGCGCAGCGTTGGGCCGGCCGCTGCAGCAGCTGTGCCCGGAACTGGACATGCAGCAGGCGCTGCAGGAAGGCACGGGTGAAGAAAACCGTGTGATGCGGCTCGGCTCGCACGTCGTGGTGAGCAATTTACTGCCTATCCTGGAGAACGGCGAACGTACCGGCCTGGTCCTGACCTGCCAGGACATCACTGTTGTGCAACGTGCCGACCAGCGCATCCGATCCACCCGCCGCCCCGGTGCGTTCACTGCCCGTTACCGGCTCGACCAGCTCAACGGCAACAGCAAGGCCAACCGCGAGATGCTGCAGTTGGCCAAGCGTTTTGCCACCAGCCATTCGACCATCCTGATTACCGGTGAAAGCGGCACCGGCAAGGAACTGCTCGCCCAGGGAATCCATAACGAAAGCCCACGCCGGCAGGGCCCCTTTGTCGCCATCAATTGCGCGGCGTTTCCCGAGTCGTTGTTGGAAAGTGAATTGTTCGGCTACGAGGAAGGCGCCTTCAGCGGCTCGCGCAAAGGTGGCAAGCCAGGCCTGTTCGAAGCGGCACACCGCGGCACGCTGTTCCTCGACGAGATCGGCGACATGCCGGTTTCGCTGCAAACACGCCTTCTGCGCGTGCTGCAAGAGCGCGAAGTCCTGCGCCTGGGCAGCACCGAACCGATTGCCATCGACGTGCGCATCATTGCCGCCACCCACCAGGACCTGCGCAGCGCCATGGACGATGGCGATTTCCGTACCGACCTGTATTTCCGGCTCAACATCCTGCGTCTGCAGACCACCCCGCTGCGAGAGCGCCCTGAGGACATTGCCCTGATCTGCCGGGTCATTAGCCAGCGCCTGCTTGTTCAGGGGCAACCACCGGGAGCTGCAGACATCCCCGCCGCGCTGCTGCCGTACCTTGAACGCTATGCCTGGCCGGGCAATGTCCGGGAACTGGAGAATGTGATCGAGCGCGCGATGCTCTCGGCACGCGAACTGCTTGAGGAACACCGCTTGAAAGAGCAGTACCTGGCACGCGTGCTACCTGAACTGTGCGAAGGCCCTCCCCGTTCACCCGCCCGGAAAAAGTCGCCAGGCGAAACGGACCTGCACACCATCGGCAAGATCGCGCAACTGCGCCATGTAAAGGAAACGCTGGAAAGCTGCCACGGCAACCTCGACGAAGCCGCCCGCCGTCTCGGCATCAGCCGCACAACCTTGTGGCGGCGCTTGCGATCTGCCAATTGAATGAAAGCCCCAATCCCATGTTCAACCCATGACGTCTGGTTGGACAGTCTCAAGGCCCGATACCGTCTAATCATCCGCCAACTGACTGGCTCGACGTACATCGCCGGGTTGCTAGCGATTTTGTTGTGGGGGCGCTCAACCTGTTTAGTTACCTGAGATACTCATTCTGCGAGCGCTTGCCCTCTATCAGATCCGGCGACTATGCGCGGTGTACTGTATCGTCCGGCATTCTTGCTCAGTCGCCTGAGGACCATGCTGATGCAGTCGGAGCAGTCGGAGTAGGACAGTATGGCGTCCGGAGGTGCGTTTTCGCGATGTGCATATTCAGCCGGTCTGGACGCGACTGACCGCTTTCGACCCAAAGCTGCCTGTGGAGAGCGGCAGCAATCGGCCAACTACGGACATTCAGCTGAACAGTAGTCCCGCCACCAGTTTTTTAGACTTGGACATCCTGCACTCTTCAAATGCTGGATCCTCATACTTTAAATGGGTTGGAATCTTCTGAGCACGGAGGATTCAGGCTACAGCGATAGAGAGGCCGGAGACCGCTCAAATGGCTGTCAGTGAGCGCTGCCAGGACCCAGGCAAACATCGATCATTTCCGCGACGTCAAGCAAACGCTCGCGCAAAGCGGGAAGCCAGACCACTGCTACGGACGAGTTCCGCTGCGCCAACTCAAGCACCGCCTGAAGGGCATGTTCGGAATGCCGCATTAATTCAATCAAATGAAGGCCACTCGGACCATGGCTGCCCGCCAGCCAATGCTTAGCCGTACGTTCACTGGCATCGGTCCAATGGCGCAGCGTCTTGATTGCGCGATGTGACGTGCCTAATTCGGTGCGCAAGGCAGCAGCTAGGGCACCGGCGTAAGTTTGGGCGCAGATTGGAAATGAATTACCCATTTTAGTGATCATCTTTCCGTATCTCCTCTTTATATTCGTGAGTAGCGCATCTGATGTAGGCCGGTAGGTGTGGTGCGGTCTACGGCTTGGCATGGGTGTAGACCCCAAGTCGCTAAGGGGGCATCGATCTACAAATGAGACGAGCACATCTATCCACGACCGAAGGCAGCAATAGAGCTGCTGCCTATGTCCGCATGTCGACGGAGCACCAGCAGTACTCCACTGAAAATCAGCTGGATGCCATTCGCGTTTATGCGGCAGCACATGAGCTGGAGATCGTCCGGGTATACACCGATGCGGGTAAAAGTGGCTTGAGCCTGGATGGTCGGGAAGCTCTCCAACAGCTACTTCTAGATGTCGACGCTGGTCAGTCCGAGTTCTCTGTAGTTTTGGTCTATGACGTAAGTCGCTGGGGGCGCTTTCAGGACCCTGATGTGAGCGCCAGCTACGAAGTTCGATGTCGGCAGGCGGGTGTCAGGGTCGAATATTGCGCCGAACAGTTCGTTAACGATGGCTCACCGGTATCCAGCATCATCAAGAGTGTTAAACGCATGATGGCTGGTGAGTACAGTCGTGAGCTGTCCGTCAAGGTGTTTGCGGGGCAGTCGCGCTTGATCCAGCTGGGATACCGACAAGGTGGCCCGGCTGGATATGGATTGCGTCGTCAACTTATAGATCAGACAGGGCAGCCTAAAGCAATCTTGGATCGGGGAGAGTACAAAAGCCTTCAGACGGATCGGGTGATTCTCACGCCTGGTCCTGAGTCCGAACAACAGGTCGTTCAAGACATTTACCAGGCATTTGTCAGGGAAGGTCGAACCGAAGCTGAAATTGCAACTCAACTGAATCGGCGTGGACTGCTTACAGACTTCCAGCGACCTTGGTCACGGGGAGTGGTGCATCAGGTCCTGATCAACGAAAAGTACATCGGTAACAATGTTTGGAATCGCACGTCTGGCAAGCTGAAACAGCCCCGAACATCCAATCCAGTTGATCAGTTGGTGCGGTCCGACGGTGCCTTCTCCTCTGTGGTCGACCACGCTTTGTTTCTCGCGGCGCAGGCCATCATCCGAGCGCGGTCACGGCACTGGACTGACGAGCAAATGCTGGCGACGCTGAAACAACTATTTGCGGAGCGAGGTTGTCTGTCTGGGTTGATCATTGATGAGCAAGAGGATTGCCCCTCCAGCAGTTGTTATCGCCAGCGCTTTGGTAGTCTGCTACGCAGCTACAGCCTAATTGGCTATTCCCCCGGACGGGACTACAGCTTTCTGGAGGCCAATCGTCGGCTGCGAGAGCTGTATCCGCACATCTTGGTCGACACACAGGAGCGCATTCGTCTTGTCGGTGGACACATCTCGGTCGATCCCCAGACCCAGCTGGTTTGGGTTAATGATGAGTTCTCGATTTCGGTGGTGCTTTGCCGCTGTCAATGTTCAGAGTCAGTGCGCAGGCGTTGGCAGCTACGCTTCGATTTCGGCTTGTTACCTGACCTTACTGTCGCTGTTCGCATGCTCCCAGGTGAGCAGGAGGTGCTTGATTACTACCTCTTTCCCATGATCGATTTGGCGGCACCTCACCTGCGTCTGGGAGATACTAATCCGCGCGAATTGGAACTCTACCGGTTCAACAGCTTGGATATCCTAGCGGCCCTGAGTCGACGTATACCCCTGGGGAGCGCTGCGTAATGGCCACATCGGAAGAGCATCTTGCACTTCATGTGGCGCAGGCGGCGCCTATTGCGCAGATCCCACTCGCGGATATTCGCGTGCTCAATCCGCGTAGTCGCAATCAACAAGTGTTTGCACGCCTGGTGGAAAACATTGCGAGTCTGGGGTTGAAACGACCGATCACGGTGACCCGTAACGGTTCGAGTTTCGACCTGATCTGTGGGCAGGGGCGCTTCGAAGCCTTCAAGGTCCTGGGGGAGTCGGCCATTCCAGCGGTCGTGGTGACGGCGGCAGAGGCAGACCGCTATCTCATCAGCCTGGTAGAGAATCTGGCGCGACGTAAGCATTCGAACCGCGACTTGCTGATGGCGATCAACGTACTGCACGAGCGTGGTTACTCCATCAGGCAGATTGCCCAGAAAACCTGCTTGGACCGTGCCTATGTTGGCGGCATTTTGATCTTGTTGCGGCAGGGAGAGGAGCGCCTGATCGCTGCCGTCGAAAAGGGCTGGCTACCGATTAAAGTCGCGATCCATGTGGCACGGTCCGACGATGCCCAGGTCCAGGCCGCCATGGTCGAAGCCTATGAAAGTGGATTGTTAAAAGGAGATGAACTCATCAAGGTGCGCCGCCTGATCGACCGAAGACGCGTTCTTGGCAAGGGCTATGGTAGGCAGCATGGAGGCGAGCGCATGACCACTCCTCGCCAGTTGCTGACTGCCTATCAGACTGAGGTGCGCCGTCAGCGCCTGATGGTAAAGAAGGCGGACATCGGTGAGCAAAGATTGCTCTTCGTCGTGACTGCATTGCGTCGGTTGTTGGCCGATGAATTTTTCCGGTCAATGTTACGCAGTGAAGGTATTGATGATATGCCGCAGGTATTGGCCGAGCGAATTCAGGGGGACGCATGACTGTCGTCAAGCGTGCCTTTGCCCCCGAGTTGATTACCGTCCGCTTACCGCTGATCTTGCCCTCTCGCCAAGTCACCCACGACATGCTGACGTCCGTCAAATTCGCAGCGATTTTAGCCTCCATCCGTGAATTGGGCGTGGTCGAGCCGCTCGCGGTTTATCCCGAGCCGGTTCACGGGACGGGAGGGGAGCCTCGTTATCTACTGTTGGATGGTCATTTGCGGCTAGCTGCGCTCGCACAGTTGGGGGCGGAAGACACGTTGTGCCTGTTGGCGACAGATGACGAAGGTTTTACCTACAACCGGCAGGTCAACCGACTTACCCCGATTCAAGAGCACAAGATGATTCTGGAGGCGATACGCAAAGGAACGACTGCCGAGCGGATTGCCGAAGTCTTGAGCGTCAACGTCGGACGCATCCGCGAGCGCCAGCATTTGTTGCGGGGGATTGCGCCGGAAGTCGCTGAGATGCTGAAAACGCGAATGGTTAGTCAGGCGGTCTTTCGCGTGTTGCGTAAGATGAAGCCGATGCGCCAGGTAGAACTAGTCGAGATGATGATTTCCGCCAACTGCTTTACTGGTCGCTACGCCGAAATGGTATTAGCCGCAACGCGTCCTGAACAGCTGGTTGAGGCAAAGAAAGTCAGTGAGGGCGTGACTGCTGAAGACATTGCACGCATGGAGCGAGAGATGGAAAAACTCTACCACGATTACCGGTTGGTCGAGGACACCCTCGGCGAAACCATGCTGGTACTCGTGGTTGCCAAGGGCTATGTGTCTCGCATGCTGCGCAATCAGACTATCGCAGCTTACCTGGAGCGTTTCGAGCCTGACCTAGTGCGGGAGCTGGCGGGGGTTGTGGAGGCGGTCACCGCAGATGCTCGTAGTCTGGAGCGTGAATAGACCTACCTGCTGTGCTTAGTGGGAGGACATCATTCGTTTCGGGGGCAGATCGTCAGTGCTATGTTGGCGAGGGCATGGGCTTTGGCTGGAATCGCGGCTTCGTCCCGTGCAGAGGTGGCAATCAGTGGGGCATTGAGACCAAGGCTAGCAATGGCATCAGCTTGTCGCGTTTCGTCGCGAAATTGCAGGGTTGCGCCGTCCTATTGACGCCAAGGTTCAGCAACGTCAAGTTGCCTAGCATTGGGATGCTCTCATGCCGTTCACGAATCAGGAGCTGCCAGGGCGTCAATGTGCCGCAAGAGCGCACAATCACTTCGATATCCGAGTCGTCGCTGTCGGCTGCCACGCTGCCATCTTTCTGCGTCCAGCGGGACGTGCCAACTACGCGGCAAAATGTGGTCTATATCAAGCGCTGATAGGTCTGGTGTTTCCGGTTCTTCGCTTTTAACGGATAGCCGTGAGCCGCCCTCGAGTTCCGTTAGCAGCGAACAGGTTTTTGCGGTATCCAGCCGGTTTGGGTACAGCGGTGCACTGATGCAAGCGTTACGGAATTCAAGGATCAGCGTCAGCTGTAGTCGAACGTGATGAAGGATTGCGCTGGGCCGAAGGCAGCGTTCGTGACTAGCAGCTTTTGCCGATTGCGGCACTTTGCGAAGGGCAGCTATGGGTCGATAACGGCCCTTCACGATCATGGATATCGTCATGCCGACCTCTTCGTTATATTAGGTCTGATAAGCACCCGGTTATCCGCACCTATTGCACCGTTGAGCGAGAAGACATTGACAGAACCGATAGCGATGCCCTCCTCCTCGCCTTTAGTGTTGGCGGAACTGGCCGCCAGCACCCGTGCCGCCGCCGACGCATTCATCGCCGCCGGTACCGCGGCCAACACCGTGCGCAGCTATCAGAGCGCCCTCGCCTATTGGTCCGCCTGGCTGCAACTGCGCTACCGGCGCGCACTCGGTGATGGCCCCTTGCCGCCGGAGGTGGCGGTGCAGTTCATTGTCGACCACCTTGCCCGACCCGACGATGCAGGCTGCTGGAGCCACCTGCTGCCAGCGGACCTCGATGCTGCGCTGGTCGCTGCCGGCGTCAAAGGAAAACCAGGCCCGTTGGCGTTCAGCACGGTCAGCCACCGCCTGGCCGTCCTGGCCAAGTGGCATCGCCTGCAGCAGTGGGAAAACCCGGCAGAGAGTCAGGTCGTGAAAACCCTGTTGCGTGAAGCCCGTAA of the Pseudomonas asiatica genome contains:
- a CDS encoding plasmid partitioning protein RepB C-terminal domain-containing protein, which encodes MTVVKRAFAPELITVRLPLILPSRQVTHDMLTSVKFAAILASIRELGVVEPLAVYPEPVHGTGGEPRYLLLDGHLRLAALAQLGAEDTLCLLATDDEGFTYNRQVNRLTPIQEHKMILEAIRKGTTAERIAEVLSVNVGRIRERQHLLRGIAPEVAEMLKTRMVSQAVFRVLRKMKPMRQVELVEMMISANCFTGRYAEMVLAATRPEQLVEAKKVSEGVTAEDIARMEREMEKLYHDYRLVEDTLGETMLVLVVAKGYVSRMLRNQTIAAYLERFEPDLVRELAGVVEAVTADARSLERE
- the prpR gene encoding propionate catabolism operon regulatory protein PrpR codes for the protein MDALASQVVVLISHLQRPQQRSRLAHVVAGLTTDYPDTRIEVLDTSVAEALQTALELEQAGKVDVFVCAGATAAYLRKHLTRPVLAMRVGSGDLLRALGQARERSSQVAVLSYNHINHDLQAMAALFTVQVHQAAYTSLEEARQAVEQAAQLGCRSIIGSSTVVGLAEQAGLHGVLSLSEETARKALEEALGILDTQRVEIAKRRHLNAVLRHIPAGVAAVDNQGVVQSLNPALAQLLDLPVSAALGRPLQQLCPELDMQQALQEGTGEENRVMRLGSHVVVSNLLPILENGERTGLVLTCQDITVVQRADQRIRSTRRPGAFTARYRLDQLNGNSKANREMLQLAKRFATSHSTILITGESGTGKELLAQGIHNESPRRQGPFVAINCAAFPESLLESELFGYEEGAFSGSRKGGKPGLFEAAHRGTLFLDEIGDMPVSLQTRLLRVLQEREVLRLGSTEPIAIDVRIIAATHQDLRSAMDDGDFRTDLYFRLNILRLQTTPLRERPEDIALICRVISQRLLVQGQPPGAADIPAALLPYLERYAWPGNVRELENVIERAMLSARELLEEHRLKEQYLARVLPELCEGPPRSPARKKSPGETDLHTIGKIAQLRHVKETLESCHGNLDEAARRLGISRTTLWRRLRSAN
- a CDS encoding ParB/RepB/Spo0J family partition protein, which encodes MATSEEHLALHVAQAAPIAQIPLADIRVLNPRSRNQQVFARLVENIASLGLKRPITVTRNGSSFDLICGQGRFEAFKVLGESAIPAVVVTAAEADRYLISLVENLARRKHSNRDLLMAINVLHERGYSIRQIAQKTCLDRAYVGGILILLRQGEERLIAAVEKGWLPIKVAIHVARSDDAQVQAAMVEAYESGLLKGDELIKVRRLIDRRRVLGKGYGRQHGGERMTTPRQLLTAYQTEVRRQRLMVKKADIGEQRLLFVVTALRRLLADEFFRSMLRSEGIDDMPQVLAERIQGDA
- a CDS encoding recombinase family protein, translated to MRRAHLSTTEGSNRAAAYVRMSTEHQQYSTENQLDAIRVYAAAHELEIVRVYTDAGKSGLSLDGREALQQLLLDVDAGQSEFSVVLVYDVSRWGRFQDPDVSASYEVRCRQAGVRVEYCAEQFVNDGSPVSSIIKSVKRMMAGEYSRELSVKVFAGQSRLIQLGYRQGGPAGYGLRRQLIDQTGQPKAILDRGEYKSLQTDRVILTPGPESEQQVVQDIYQAFVREGRTEAEIATQLNRRGLLTDFQRPWSRGVVHQVLINEKYIGNNVWNRTSGKLKQPRTSNPVDQLVRSDGAFSSVVDHALFLAAQAIIRARSRHWTDEQMLATLKQLFAERGCLSGLIIDEQEDCPSSSCYRQRFGSLLRSYSLIGYSPGRDYSFLEANRRLRELYPHILVDTQERIRLVGGHISVDPQTQLVWVNDEFSISVVLCRCQCSESVRRRWQLRFDFGLLPDLTVAVRMLPGEQEVLDYYLFPMIDLAAPHLRLGDTNPRELELYRFNSLDILAALSRRIPLGSAA